In the genome of Cryptomeria japonica chromosome 8, Sugi_1.0, whole genome shotgun sequence, one region contains:
- the LOC131071237 gene encoding uncharacterized protein LOC131071237 translates to MDIFNVVLKQQFLEIDNISVDERFNKENYHVHSSLLILIIHKALSTCKRTCSRKKVVNTFQTNPWYDEECKATKRSLKGKDLNKENKKRYTKLIQAKIEEYVKARRKELISLRKYNPKDFGRNCSKGENKLKTVLQMPSGLNMQSFFMSSYRSKIFLPVSTSVELFTLDDIKQGIKSLANGKASDIDGLQAKFFKWGPELLAPHIKGIFNIVIRDSFLVDWTTSVVIPLFESGDINKPSNYHTIMVNPLLGKCFRSMVESRISGRAKVEGKRAKGQASFRPRHSTIDHCIMLRHLIEKIWDNQWEEAYCCFVDFKKAFDMVPKDKLWNRMEDLGIPNMYRAAVRRLYEKVRAKIKTSEGMSVSW, encoded by the coding sequence ATGGACATCTTTAATGTTGTCCTTAAACAACAATTTCTTGAAATAGATAATATTTCGGTTGATGAAAGATTCAATAAGGAAAATTATCATGTTCATAGTAGCTTGCTGATTCTTATAATACACAAGGCTTTGAGTACTTGCAAGAGGACTTGCAGTAGGAAGAAGGTTGTGAATACTTTCCAGACAAACCCATGGTATGATGAAGAGTGCAAGGCAACCAAGAGATCTTTGAAAGGGAAAGATTTGAACAAAGAAAATAAGAAGAGGTATACAAAACTAATTCAagctaaaatagaagaatatgtaAAGGCAAGAAGGAAGGAGTTAATCTCTCTCCGTAAATACAATCCCAAAGATTTTGGAAGGAATTGTAGCAAAGgagaaaacaaattgaaaacagTATTACAAATGCCTAGTGGTTTGAATATGCAAAGCTTCTTTATGAGTAGTTACAGGAGCAAAATTTTCCTCCCAGTGTCCACTTCGGTGGAGTTATTCACGCTGGATGATATCAAGCAGGGAATAAAGAGTTTAGCAAATGGTAAGGCGAGTGATATTGACGGGCTTCAAGCGAAATTTTTTAAGTGGGGACCTGAGCTTCTCGCTCCTCACATAAAGggaattttcaatattgtcattcgAGATAGTTTTCTGGTGGATTGGACAACTAGTGTGGTTATTCCTCTCTTTGAAAGCGGGGATATCAACAAACCATCTAACTACCACACTATTATGGTCAACCCTCTTCTAGGCAAATGTTTTAGGAGCATGGTGGAGAGTAGAATCAGCGGTAGGGCAAAGGTGGAAGGAAAAAGGGCCAAAGGTCAAGCTAGTTTCAGACCTAGGCATTCCACCATTGATCATTGCATTATGCTTCGACATTTGATAGAGAAAATATGGGACAATCAATGGGAGGAAGCATATTGTTGTTTTGTGGACTTTAAGAAAGCGTTTGACATGGTGCCTAAAGACAAACTATGGAATAGAATGGAAGATTTGGGTATCCCTAATATGTATAGAGCAGCTGTTCGTAGACTATATGAGAAAGTTAGAGCTAAAATCAAAACTAGTGAAGGAATGTCAGTGTCTTGGTAG